A region from the Oscillospiraceae bacterium genome encodes:
- a CDS encoding uroporphyrinogen decarboxylase family protein — protein sequence MDKREVVKAAIAHRQCAALPYAIMFARDALDLYGDRLLADFVSGWAKTEYEKGRLEREEAISLGIGNSVFAFGCPWWDWYDLPETYTDYDAPKALPKTMGRGSYVGFADRIKAIKEATGCYMLVTIWGSHFEKAYFARGIENFLADMAGEPEYAKALLNMIIRKNMVMLENIVNIPEIDGILLGSDWGSQKSLLMSPDVWHEMIAPGEQVEYDLIHSAGKDVWVHSCGNVEAIMGDLVKMGVDVLNPVQPECMDLAKIKRLHGDKLTFWGGVSTQQTLPYGTPDQVKAEVSQVVEILGQGGGYILAPAQSIQSDVPYENACAMIAEAQKRFTLEVY from the coding sequence ATGGATAAACGAGAAGTGGTAAAAGCGGCGATTGCTCATCGGCAATGCGCTGCTTTGCCTTATGCCATTATGTTTGCGCGGGACGCTTTGGATTTATACGGCGACCGACTGCTTGCCGATTTCGTCTCCGGATGGGCAAAAACCGAATACGAAAAAGGACGGCTTGAAAGGGAAGAGGCCATTAGTCTCGGCATCGGCAACAGTGTGTTTGCATTCGGCTGTCCGTGGTGGGACTGGTATGATCTGCCCGAGACCTATACCGATTATGACGCGCCGAAAGCACTGCCGAAGACCATGGGGCGCGGCAGTTATGTCGGCTTTGCCGACCGCATCAAGGCAATCAAAGAAGCCACCGGCTGCTATATGCTGGTCACGATTTGGGGCAGTCATTTTGAGAAGGCCTATTTTGCGCGGGGAATCGAGAATTTTCTGGCCGATATGGCCGGAGAGCCCGAATACGCAAAAGCACTGCTCAATATGATTATCCGCAAAAATATGGTGATGCTCGAAAACATCGTCAACATCCCCGAGATTGACGGTATTTTACTCGGCAGTGACTGGGGTTCACAGAAATCGTTACTGATGTCACCCGATGTTTGGCACGAGATGATCGCGCCCGGCGAGCAGGTTGAATACGATTTGATTCATTCAGCCGGCAAAGACGTCTGGGTGCATTCGTGCGGAAATGTCGAAGCCATTATGGGCGATTTGGTTAAAATGGGTGTCGATGTATTAAACCCCGTGCAGCCTGAGTGCATGGACTTAGCGAAAATCAAACGCCTTCACGGCGATAAACTGACTTTTTGGGGTGGTGTCAGCACCCAGCAGACGCTGCCGTACGGTACACCGGATCAGGTCAAAGCCGAAGTTTCACAGGTGGTTGAGATATTGGGACAGGGCGGGGGATATATCCTCGCACCGGCACAAAGCATTCAATCCGACGTGCCGTATGAAAACGCTTGCGCGATGATCGCAGAGGCGCAAAAACGATTTACACTTGAGGTTTATTAA
- a CDS encoding glycosyltransferase family 10 produces the protein MEKRKIKVAFVDFWRTAEQLKKSLLVHFLEKNYEIELSDDPDYVFSSSFGLFNTGVLKYKKAVRIFVSSENLWPDFDLYDYTVTCYPLQYGDRNLTHPYCFDHKDHEMNIALAKNKHLSAKEDLAKKTGFCSFVVSNAQADPIRDAFFEKLCAYKKVDSGGYYKNNIGTKDGIQDKLAFTSERKFSITFENSKVDGYVTEKILEGFSAHTIPIYWGCQEVVKYFNPEAFIYIGGPEGVDAAIEKIKYLDNNDEAYLNMLSQPALVSTDIADQVYQEMEEFLKHIIEQPLEKAYRRPRYGFAWFKETRLEIAARTATPIHKTKAFFKKILKRLRLISQYR, from the coding sequence ATGGAGAAAAGAAAAATTAAGGTTGCCTTCGTTGATTTTTGGAGAACAGCTGAACAGTTAAAAAAATCGCTCCTGGTGCATTTCCTTGAAAAGAATTATGAGATCGAACTCAGCGACGACCCGGATTATGTTTTTTCATCGAGTTTCGGCTTATTTAACACCGGTGTTTTGAAATATAAAAAGGCGGTCAGGATTTTTGTTTCTTCTGAAAATCTCTGGCCCGATTTTGATTTATATGATTATACGGTAACTTGCTATCCTCTTCAATACGGGGATCGCAATCTGACACATCCATATTGTTTTGACCATAAAGATCATGAAATGAACATTGCATTGGCTAAAAATAAGCATCTGTCAGCAAAAGAAGATCTTGCTAAAAAGACGGGTTTTTGTTCTTTTGTGGTTTCCAACGCCCAAGCTGACCCGATACGCGATGCATTTTTTGAAAAATTATGCGCTTATAAAAAAGTTGATTCGGGCGGATATTATAAAAACAACATCGGTACAAAAGACGGCATTCAGGATAAGCTGGCTTTTACTTCAGAGCGTAAATTTTCAATTACATTTGAAAATTCCAAGGTTGACGGCTATGTAACCGAAAAAATCCTCGAGGGGTTTTCGGCACACACGATTCCGATTTATTGGGGCTGTCAAGAGGTTGTGAAATACTTTAACCCGGAAGCTTTTATCTATATCGGCGGACCGGAGGGTGTCGATGCTGCAATTGAAAAGATTAAATATCTTGACAACAACGACGAGGCTTATCTGAACATGCTGTCACAACCCGCCTTGGTATCTACGGATATAGCGGATCAAGTCTATCAGGAAATGGAAGAGTTTTTAAAACATATTATCGAGCAGCCGCTGGAAAAAGCATATCGCAGACCGCGATACGGGTTTGCATGGTTTAAAGAGACGCGATTGGAAATCGCCGCCCGAACGGCGACACCGATCCATAAAACCAAGGCATTCTTTAAAAAGATATTAAAAAGATTGCGTTTGATTTCACAGTATCGTTGA
- a CDS encoding GNAT family N-acetyltransferase has protein sequence MEISYRTELPEKEELFELYGHLGWNEFLSLNAQQLLQAMQNSYYSVYAYADHQLVATGRVISDGVINAYLCGLGVRSEYRHRGIATRIIEMLAAHCQENNLHIQFFCEDELVPFYEKRGFYKFAEGMALKEDG, from the coding sequence ATGGAAATCAGCTATCGCACGGAATTGCCCGAAAAAGAAGAATTATTCGAACTCTACGGCCATCTTGGCTGGAATGAATTTTTGTCTTTGAACGCACAGCAGCTTTTACAGGCGATGCAGAATTCTTATTATTCCGTATATGCCTATGCCGATCATCAGTTGGTTGCCACGGGGAGAGTTATCTCAGACGGTGTTATCAACGCTTATCTATGCGGATTGGGTGTGCGCAGCGAATACCGGCATCGGGGTATTGCCACCCGTATCATTGAGATGCTGGCAGCACATTGCCAAGAGAACAATCTGCATATTCAGTTTTTTTGTGAGGATGAGCTTGTACCGTTTTATGAAAAACGGGGCTTTTATAAATTTGCCGAAGGCATGGCGCTCAAAGAGGACGGGTGA
- a CDS encoding DUF6144 family protein produces the protein MTGMQGIKIQNAIEKRLGKTAAKDFAAKFPLSKSADYLRKFKWAKDVCDYLNSTYTPEEVKAVRFACSCTPPEDKIEKIKRLYENAKDLDAFAEAFENEYHGTNLLWHEGETLFFGYPACYCSCVKRVNKMLPKTWCLCTVGYTKKIFDTVLGCETEVELIESIKTGSSRCVMKITRPL, from the coding sequence ATGACCGGTATGCAGGGAATTAAAATACAAAACGCCATTGAAAAACGGCTTGGTAAGACGGCGGCTAAAGACTTTGCAGCCAAGTTTCCGTTATCCAAATCCGCCGATTATCTCCGAAAGTTTAAGTGGGCGAAGGATGTCTGTGACTATTTAAACAGTACATATACACCGGAGGAAGTCAAAGCCGTCCGATTTGCCTGCTCTTGCACACCGCCGGAGGACAAAATCGAAAAGATCAAACGACTTTATGAAAATGCAAAAGACCTCGACGCTTTCGCCGAGGCCTTTGAAAACGAATATCACGGAACCAATCTGCTGTGGCACGAGGGCGAGACCCTCTTTTTCGGCTACCCGGCCTGTTACTGCTCCTGTGTTAAGCGGGTCAACAAAATGCTGCCTAAAACCTGGTGCCTGTGCACGGTGGGTTATACAAAAAAGATATTTGACACAGTGCTTGGCTGCGAAACCGAAGTCGAACTGATTGAGAGCATCAAGACCGGCAGCAGCCGCTGCGTGATGAAAATCACCCGTCCTCTTTGA
- a CDS encoding GNAT family N-acetyltransferase, whose translation MTNHEILKHIDDGANFYLCLFGNAEHMETIDTGYYTFVAPKPSQPGITFVFDIRLEHLPVETQREKAAEIRALKMPIWLDLLASDELYKLINGREKVHKQTIDDNDEVYMALLSKEQLPSSKISDDIKIVKVRTAEEFAQWADLTNRLLNGGYPDMHPIFHYPLCQKGLMRCYILYKQEKPAAVAAIMDNKGVDSLEFVATVPELRRMGLAKTVCTQAISDAFQNNAQIITVRAINAAARDLYASLNFKIYNSYI comes from the coding sequence ATGACGAATCATGAAATCCTGAAACACATCGACGACGGCGCGAACTTTTACCTGTGTCTGTTTGGAAACGCCGAACATATGGAGACGATTGACACCGGTTATTATACTTTTGTCGCACCGAAACCGAGTCAGCCCGGCATTACGTTTGTCTTTGATATCCGCCTGGAACATCTGCCGGTTGAGACACAGCGGGAAAAAGCTGCCGAGATCAGAGCGCTCAAAATGCCGATCTGGCTGGATTTACTGGCCTCCGATGAACTGTACAAATTAATCAATGGCAGAGAAAAAGTTCACAAGCAAACGATAGACGACAACGACGAGGTCTATATGGCGCTGCTGTCAAAGGAACAACTGCCATCTTCGAAGATTTCGGATGACATCAAGATCGTCAAGGTTCGGACGGCAGAGGAATTTGCGCAATGGGCCGATCTGACCAACCGGCTTCTCAACGGCGGTTATCCCGATATGCACCCGATTTTTCATTATCCGCTCTGCCAAAAGGGTTTGATGCGCTGCTATATTCTTTATAAACAAGAAAAACCTGCCGCTGTTGCCGCAATCATGGACAACAAGGGCGTAGATTCGCTCGAATTCGTGGCTACCGTTCCCGAACTGCGCCGCATGGGACTGGCAAAAACGGTATGCACACAAGCGATTTCCGATGCGTTTCAAAATAACGCCCAAATCATCACCGTGCGTGCTATCAATGCCGCTGCGCGGGATTTATATGCTTCTCTCAATTTCAAAATTTACAATTCTTATATCTGA
- a CDS encoding DUF6434 domain-containing protein, with the protein MPVRLTENTVIDESFISPDRYRAFFRKAIEGFSPEIYCGTFQYWLKQNNGKTIKEAIESYYLMKTPKIMEDRLKEERFHLISEADKSFILAFNREITELGYDFGGNIGWGACWGLYMIIYSKVGAKSKQVAARIFIRENRIILRLFFNNVDKHTQYIENAPEHIKSVFIGTHGDCSCNPKKENCRMRKTYILDGKTIEKCSGVVFEFHQPDLAKLPDYMGLLREFYEKKANAAI; encoded by the coding sequence ATGCCTGTTAGACTCACGGAAAACACCGTTATCGATGAATCGTTCATTTCACCGGACAGATACCGCGCTTTTTTCAGAAAGGCCATTGAGGGTTTTTCACCGGAAATATATTGCGGTACTTTTCAATATTGGCTGAAACAAAACAACGGGAAAACAATCAAGGAAGCAATTGAATCTTATTATCTGATGAAAACGCCAAAAATTATGGAGGACAGGCTAAAAGAGGAAAGATTTCATTTGATTTCCGAAGCTGATAAATCCTTCATTCTGGCATTCAACAGAGAAATTACGGAGTTGGGATATGATTTCGGCGGGAATATCGGTTGGGGAGCCTGTTGGGGTTTGTATATGATTATCTACTCTAAGGTCGGCGCAAAATCAAAGCAGGTTGCCGCCCGGATATTTATCCGCGAAAATCGCATTATTCTGCGCTTGTTTTTCAATAATGTCGATAAACACACGCAATACATCGAAAACGCACCGGAGCATATTAAAAGTGTTTTCATCGGCACACACGGAGATTGCAGTTGTAACCCCAAAAAAGAGAATTGCAGAATGAGAAAAACCTATATCCTCGACGGTAAAACGATTGAGAAGTGTTCCGGCGTCGTTTTTGAGTTTCATCAACCTGATCTGGCGAAGCTGCCGGATTATATGGGGTTGCTCAGAGAATTTTACGAAAAGAAAGCGAATGCGGCGATATGA
- a CDS encoding endonuclease VIII, with protein MIELPEAYVLANQLNQAFLGKTIVSAAANTSPHSFAWYSGDPALYNEKLAGKKITGTAAYGGRPEMYADDMVISFSDGVRALRLTAEEKRPDKHQLLLEFDDGSALCCTVQMYGGMMAFPNEPNNDFYYNVAKEKPSPFSEAFDMAYFDGLFEGIKTSLSVKALLATEQRIPGLGNGVLQDILFNARIHPKRKAQSLSDDERDVLYNAVVSTLKEMRDGGGRDTERDLFGKPGGYNTILSNKTVAYPCRVCGSGLKREAYMGGNIYYCPGCQKI; from the coding sequence ATGATCGAACTGCCGGAGGCCTATGTGCTTGCAAACCAGCTCAACCAAGCTTTTTTAGGGAAAACCATTGTCAGCGCAGCGGCAAACACCTCGCCACACAGTTTCGCCTGGTATTCCGGAGACCCTGCACTTTATAACGAAAAACTCGCCGGAAAGAAAATCACCGGAACAGCCGCTTACGGCGGGCGGCCCGAAATGTACGCGGACGATATGGTCATCTCATTTTCCGACGGCGTTCGGGCACTCCGTTTGACCGCGGAAGAAAAACGCCCCGATAAGCATCAACTTCTGCTTGAATTTGACGACGGTTCCGCTCTGTGCTGCACCGTTCAAATGTACGGCGGCATGATGGCATTTCCAAACGAGCCGAACAATGATTTTTACTACAATGTTGCCAAGGAAAAACCGTCCCCGTTTTCGGAAGCATTCGACATGGCCTATTTTGACGGGTTATTTGAGGGAATTAAAACATCCCTCAGCGTCAAAGCGCTGCTCGCCACCGAGCAGCGCATCCCCGGCCTCGGAAACGGCGTGCTGCAGGATATTCTGTTCAATGCCCGCATCCACCCCAAACGCAAAGCCCAATCCCTGTCCGATGATGAACGGGATGTGCTATACAACGCGGTGGTATCCACGCTGAAGGAAATGCGGGACGGCGGCGGTCGCGATACCGAACGCGATCTGTTCGGCAAACCGGGCGGCTACAACACCATCCTTTCAAACAAGACAGTTGCGTACCCCTGTCGCGTCTGCGGAAGCGGGTTGAAGCGCGAGGCCTATATGGGCGGCAACATCTATTACTGCCCGGGATGTCAAAAAATATAG
- a CDS encoding YafY family protein yields MKLERLVEIITILLNKKTVTASELADRFGVSVRTIYRDVDALSAAGIPVCTTQGQNGGISVMEGYALNKTLLSDSDKDSILFALHSLQAAKYPEIDAVLEKLGGIFKNSAADWISVDFSPWGSNPNAHHKFTDLKTAILKCHVVEIDYLNAQNQKSTRYIEPLRLDFKYQAWYLWGWCRNREDYRMFRISRVKRVHITDETFDRFRKREPKPQKGSDGETGYKPNIHCVLQFTEDALYRLYDDYDDEWIHDNSDGTYTLEFDFPEDAWVYGYILSFGTAVKVLSPPRLQQIIKEKSKMISEYYSDS; encoded by the coding sequence ATGAAACTGGAACGCTTGGTGGAAATCATCACGATTCTGCTCAATAAGAAAACCGTAACCGCTTCGGAACTCGCCGACCGCTTCGGCGTCTCGGTACGCACAATCTACCGCGATGTCGACGCGCTCTCGGCGGCGGGCATTCCGGTTTGCACCACGCAAGGGCAAAACGGCGGCATTTCGGTCATGGAAGGTTACGCGCTCAATAAAACGTTACTCTCCGATTCCGATAAAGACAGCATCTTATTCGCGCTGCATTCGCTGCAGGCGGCAAAATATCCGGAGATTGACGCAGTGCTCGAAAAACTCGGAGGTATTTTTAAAAACAGCGCCGCCGACTGGATCTCGGTGGATTTTTCACCTTGGGGTTCCAATCCGAACGCCCATCATAAATTCACCGATCTCAAGACCGCGATTTTAAAATGCCATGTCGTTGAGATCGACTATCTCAATGCTCAAAATCAAAAATCCACCCGTTATATCGAGCCGCTCCGGCTTGATTTCAAATATCAGGCGTGGTATCTGTGGGGCTGGTGCCGAAACCGAGAGGATTACCGAATGTTTCGCATTTCGCGTGTCAAGCGGGTGCATATCACCGACGAGACCTTTGACCGCTTCCGCAAGCGAGAACCGAAACCGCAGAAAGGCAGCGACGGCGAGACCGGTTATAAACCCAACATCCATTGCGTACTTCAGTTCACCGAAGATGCTTTATACCGCCTTTACGACGATTATGACGACGAGTGGATTCACGATAACAGCGACGGCACTTATACCCTTGAATTCGATTTTCCCGAAGACGCCTGGGTCTATGGTTACATTCTTTCTTTTGGAACCGCCGTTAAAGTGCTCTCCCCGCCCCGTTTACAGCAGATCATCAAAGAAAAAAGCAAAATGATTTCCGAATATTATTCTGATAGTTGA
- a CDS encoding AraC family transcriptional regulator, whose amino-acid sequence METPAVLKQLNGAMDYLEAHLSDEINLNDLTRVACVAPDSFLRFFSYMTGMSLRNYIRRRKLTRAAYELQNSNVKVIDVAVQYGYNNADAFSRAFFRQHGITPTQARDPSRPLKVFPPASFHIVMNGAKEMEFKIIQTDEIKLRGLSKQFHGAAADRFEQEHIMWADHHEDVQNKINTNIPGTWYGIWDAGKYSIARAEQDVTGKNLDEITVPAGTYAVFNTGFGGFAGNELPKLRFSTHG is encoded by the coding sequence ATGGAAACACCTGCGGTACTCAAACAACTCAACGGGGCGATGGATTATCTGGAAGCGCATCTTAGCGATGAAATCAATTTAAACGACTTGACACGCGTCGCCTGTGTCGCACCGGACAGTTTTTTGCGTTTTTTCAGCTACATGACCGGGATGTCGCTGAGGAATTATATCCGCCGCAGAAAACTGACCCGCGCGGCGTACGAATTGCAAAATTCGAACGTAAAAGTGATCGACGTCGCCGTTCAATACGGCTACAACAACGCCGACGCGTTTTCAAGGGCGTTTTTCAGGCAGCACGGGATCACGCCGACGCAGGCCAGAGATCCGAGCCGGCCGCTGAAAGTGTTTCCGCCGGCCTCCTTTCACATTGTGATGAACGGAGCAAAGGAAATGGAATTCAAAATCATTCAAACCGACGAAATTAAACTGCGGGGCCTTTCGAAGCAATTCCATGGAGCTGCTGCCGACCGGTTCGAGCAGGAGCACATTATGTGGGCTGATCACCACGAGGATGTACAAAACAAGATCAATACGAACATTCCGGGCACATGGTACGGCATCTGGGATGCGGGAAAATACTCAATCGCAAGAGCGGAACAGGATGTCACCGGTAAAAACCTTGACGAAATCACGGTTCCCGCCGGAACTTACGCGGTTTTCAACACCGGATTCGGCGGTTTTGCGGGCAATGAGCTGCCTAAACTGCGCTTTTCAACGCATGGCTAG
- a CDS encoding VOC family protein: MNLCFFILKVTDIEMMKAWYRDIVGLKLVSESEGYKEFVTESGFSFNLCKRNADEIPPEKSINQMMNIGFDFPTFQELDAAYDRLIQAGAIPMSPPVTAPWGDRIAWLADPEGNILCLNAMKE; the protein is encoded by the coding sequence ATGAATTTATGTTTTTTTATTCTCAAGGTGACCGATATCGAGATGATGAAGGCATGGTATCGTGATATCGTCGGATTAAAACTGGTTTCCGAATCTGAAGGGTATAAAGAATTCGTCACCGAAAGCGGGTTTTCGTTTAACCTCTGCAAAAGAAATGCGGACGAAATTCCGCCGGAAAAATCGATCAATCAAATGATGAACATCGGTTTTGACTTCCCGACTTTTCAAGAGCTGGACGCCGCATACGATCGTCTGATCCAAGCCGGAGCAATACCCATGTCCCCACCGGTCACCGCCCCGTGGGGAGACCGGATCGCCTGGCTTGCCGACCCCGAGGGAAATATCCTCTGTTTGAACGCGATGAAAGAATGA
- a CDS encoding DUF3795 domain-containing protein, translated as MNEHKIDSRCGLHCTDCGFKESHGCGGCIETKGNPFHGKCPVAVCCQDNGYDHCGQCPDISCELLTQYSCDPVHGDTPHGARIEQCKRWAKG; from the coding sequence ATGAACGAACATAAAATCGATTCGCGGTGCGGGCTGCATTGCACCGACTGCGGATTTAAAGAATCTCACGGTTGCGGCGGTTGTATTGAGACCAAGGGAAACCCGTTTCACGGAAAATGCCCCGTGGCTGTCTGCTGTCAGGATAATGGTTATGACCACTGCGGGCAGTGCCCCGACATCTCCTGCGAACTTCTGACGCAATATTCCTGCGACCCCGTACACGGCGACACACCCCACGGCGCGCGCATCGAACAATGCAAACGTTGGGCGAAAGGATAA
- a CDS encoding flavin reductase, with product MKIEIGEKRPENFKEYWPGQYDIFSHFEYACGIPSVLYAITTRKENGKPNVNFNGWSSFSSEGKGFYAVMPSMLHHTHTYKNILLTGEFIINFIGKDYYDACIATINDNDDDSDEIAAGGFTEEKAVTMDCPRLKEAFLSLECRFEKEVKLCDDSMTSVIIGKVIHIAVDENYAAGLDEKYGENGFMLYIHAPKNLKTGAGKPSAVSVCKITRVNEDG from the coding sequence ATGAAAATCGAAATCGGAGAAAAGAGACCTGAAAATTTTAAGGAGTACTGGCCGGGACAGTATGACATTTTCAGCCACTTCGAGTATGCATGCGGGATTCCGAGCGTGCTGTATGCCATCACAACCCGCAAAGAAAATGGCAAACCAAATGTTAATTTCAACGGCTGGAGCAGTTTTTCGAGCGAAGGAAAAGGGTTTTACGCTGTCATGCCGAGTATGCTGCACCACACCCACACCTATAAAAATATTCTGCTTACCGGCGAATTCATTATCAACTTCATCGGCAAAGATTATTACGATGCCTGCATCGCCACCATCAATGACAACGATGATGATTCCGACGAGATCGCGGCTGGCGGCTTCACCGAAGAAAAGGCTGTAACAATGGATTGTCCGCGGCTCAAAGAGGCGTTTTTATCGCTCGAATGCAGATTTGAAAAAGAAGTCAAGCTCTGTGACGACAGTATGACTTCCGTAATCATCGGAAAAGTCATTCATATCGCAGTGGATGAAAACTACGCCGCAGGTTTGGATGAAAAATACGGAGAAAACGGTTTTATGCTCTACATCCACGCGCCGAAAAACCTGAAAACCGGTGCGGGCAAGCCCAGTGCAGTGTCAGTTTGCAAGATCACACGGGTGAATGAGGATGGTTAA